A single Paracoccus pantotrophus DNA region contains:
- a CDS encoding phosphatidate cytidylyltransferase: MSGGGSQPGRLRDALQRGRDKWADLWPRLLSGVVLAVLGLLLLLSSGLWIRLGVSAVIGVMMWELARLTGWRHPEFRSPRHPVLIGILSGLVMLAMLVLPGDWPMALALVPMIAGWHGTHEHECPAYLLFTLAILGAGYGLVVIREVMGLPTLAWIVGTVVLSDVLGYFIGRKLGGPRFWPAVSPKKTWSGTIAGWAGALVLALVLLLAGQAPWPVLVLGPLVALAGQFGDIAESWLKRRVGVKDSSELIPGHGGAMDRFDAMSGALLLALVLLIGNLLPVIGG, encoded by the coding sequence ATGAGCGGCGGCGGGTCACAGCCGGGCCGGCTGCGCGACGCCTTGCAGCGCGGGCGCGACAAATGGGCCGATCTCTGGCCGCGCCTGCTGTCGGGCGTGGTGCTGGCGGTGCTGGGGCTGTTGCTCCTGCTGTCCTCGGGGCTCTGGATCCGACTGGGCGTCTCGGCCGTGATCGGGGTGATGATGTGGGAACTGGCGCGGCTGACCGGCTGGCGCCACCCCGAGTTCCGCAGCCCGCGCCATCCCGTGCTGATTGGCATCCTGTCGGGGCTGGTGATGCTGGCCATGCTGGTGCTGCCCGGCGACTGGCCTATGGCGCTGGCGCTGGTGCCGATGATCGCCGGCTGGCACGGCACGCATGAACACGAGTGCCCGGCCTATCTGCTGTTCACCCTGGCCATCCTGGGCGCGGGCTACGGGCTGGTGGTGATCCGCGAGGTGATGGGCCTGCCGACGCTGGCCTGGATCGTCGGCACCGTGGTGCTGTCGGATGTGCTGGGCTATTTCATCGGCCGCAAGCTGGGCGGTCCGCGCTTCTGGCCCGCCGTCAGCCCCAAGAAGACCTGGAGCGGCACCATCGCCGGCTGGGCGGGCGCGCTGGTGCTGGCGCTGGTTCTGCTGCTGGCCGGGCAGGCGCCCTGGCCGGTGCTGGTGTTGGGGCCGCTGGTCGCCTTGGCCGGGCAGTTCGGCGACATCGCCGAAAGCTGGCTCAAGCGCCGGGTGGGCGTCAAGGACAGTTCCGAGCTTATCCCCGGCCATGGCGGCGCCATGGACCGGTTCGACGCCATGTCGGGGGCGCTGCTGCTGGCGCTTGTGTTGTTGATCGGCAATCTTTTACCCGTGATCGGAGGCTGA